The Alnus glutinosa chromosome 3, dhAlnGlut1.1, whole genome shotgun sequence nucleotide sequence AAAAACTGAAAATACTTTTCAGAATATTCGACTTTTAGAGAGGGAGGGATAGCAAAGTAAGTAGGTACCTGGGCGGAAAGGGACATAATGAAAGTGAATTTGAGGGTAAAATAAAGAACTTAGTTTGGATATTGAGGGGGTGAGCGGCGCAGGCCTTAGGAGTgggtagtttagggtttttttttttaggtttttttaggGTTAGACGTACGGGGTGGGGTGGGTAACCAggagttttaaaattttataccaaTGACCCGCTCCGCCTTGCCCCACACGGATAGTTCGATTTCAAACGTAAAATCCAAACTTCGCGGAGCGGGGCAGGGTGGGTTAGGTATTGTGGGTTTGGGTGGGGTTTGCCCACTCCTAAGTGAAAGAtcaaagaaggagaaagaaaataagaaaaaactcTTTGTAGAAGGAGAAATTATAGTATGCCTGAAGACGAAAAATAGTTTGACTATTATGAACCATTTGTCTTGAATATGCTTCTTGATTTAGTTTACTTAATATGTAAAAGTTTAACATTTTTGTAGTATTACGTAAGCAAGAAGTTAAGCAATGGATTACATCGATCATGATGACTATCATTTGTTTGTAATCAACAGgcatcattcatttttttttttgaaaggcggcaaaaaattgaaaagaacagACTGTCAGCGACCCTGCCGTGGTTCTGGTCGTAACCCAATTTGGAGGTATAAATGTCATTTCaccaattttttagttttatttaacctaaaatcctaatggatgagtgacattgcaaaaatttaaaagttcgatgcactaaattgagagtttttgaactttggagGAGGGGAGCATTACAAAAGTTATGAAAGTTCATGAGGGTTAAGTAACGTTTCTCATAttgagaaaaagataaaaaaaataaatataaaatcttAGGTTTTGGTCTAATAATTAGGGGTGTAATTCCGGACCGGTTATAATCGGCCAGAAACTGGATAACCGGAAAACCGGTTTGGTAtccggttataaataaccgagTAACCGGAGCCGGAACCGGAGCTGGGTATTAATTTTGTAAGCACCCGGATAACTGGCTCCGagttataatatattaaaaaaaaattaaaaattacccCATACCCTTTACCCTAAACACACGCCCCTTAATCCTTTCCTATCTCCATTATccacttttattttatcttctcGTTAGTCGCCGCCTACagcatatttcttttcttcttcacaaaatctgagttcttcttaaaaaaaaataaagattacaaTAAGAATTATACTACAACTACATATCAGAGTTATACTAGGAATATGTTACAGCTATGAACTAGGACTACTAGATACATTCAACCTTCGTTGAGTGTTGTTACTTAGTTATACTCAATGATTGCTTCCTAAGATGGTGTCGTGATTAACTAGGATAGGATCATTATGAGCTGGAGTAATGGACTTTGGATTGAATTGATCTTGTGCTTAACACcgtccctatatatatatatacacacattctTAGTATTCTTAACATATATACCTATGTTTTAGGTTGTGCTTGACACGGTAAACTTGTTAAGGATAAATCAACTCATCCTTACTTGAACAAGCTTTCCACTGATGCAAGCTATCAGTCCAACAAATCTCCATTGCAGGACTCCACCAATGCAGAACACAGCACACAGAAACTCATGCAATCTGCCCACATCACTTGCACAGCACGTCATCAGCAAGTCCACACATCTAAACCATTTTCTTGATCTCTCTAACCATATCTCTGCTCCTCTGTCACAGCAGCTTACTTGGATTACTAGATTAAGTTTACTTAGTTGACATTCCAAAGCCTGTAAATACATCTTAGTTTTCTGTTTTGTACGCTGGTCTTTGACCACTTGAAATGTATATTCACCCTCTTGTAATCGTCTATAAATATCAATGAAACACAAACCGTTTTGGTTAAGATACCAaaacaacttttcattttctcttgttCATGGTTAAAACATCTTTCCCTTTCACATCTTACAAAACTGACATTAAGGatgcgtttggaattgcgatttcatagaaaaaaaaaggtgtgaTTTTAAACCGAAACGcaaaaaatgaaccgtttgggaattatatttttaaaaaattacgatttgaaaatgcagaaaactgctttttcaaattgcatgcaAGGgggaatttttttgaaaacacaaaattttaaaggctaacttgtgattttaaaggccaaactgcaattttgccaaacgcttaactgagtttttaaaaatcatttttctaatcccacattttaaaatcgcactttttgaaatcgcaaactcaaatgGAACCTAAATATATAAGATATATGTGAGATATATAACATAtagttgtagtattttttttcaataactcTGATATGtagttgtagtatttttttaaaaaaatactactCGGTTCGGATAACCAATTTTCACCCTGGTAACCGGTTCGGAGCCGGTTATTGAAATTTAATAACTGGGGACTTTGGAGCCGGTTCTCGGTTATTACTTAATAACCAAGAACCGGCTCCGAATTTACACCCATACTAATAATTTTGAAGGTTAATGGATTATGTGGGTCATCCATTTAGTTAAACAGGTCAAGTCGAAGTTGATAGGTTTGACttgattaattaaatgagttatgtTCGATCGGGCTGACTCATATAGTCTTAAACATCTGACTTGACACTATACGAACCAGACTCATGAATTCGAATTGTCATCCTTACCCACTACACCAAACATAATTTTGAGAATTATCAATCGTTCAATCAACTATTTTGAGGTGATTCGATCCAGACACCCCATTAGCTGTTTTGGTATGGCTGATCACCCCAAACAATTCATGGGTGGTCGGCTACCCATTACAATGGCCAGCCACcctaacttttcatttttctgacGTCTTTTCCCAAATTTTAATGACATAACCCATTTCTTACTATTCATTATAACCGAGCAGTCAAGATACATAGTCTTGCAGGGATCCTGGTATATACGTAGTCTTAAGtaggatatatatatgaaaaatgttagatttacaataccaatacaacaactgtacaacaatccctcacatgagggtgggtcccacatactggggtccaccctcatgtgaagggttgttgtgcagttgttgtattgatgttgtacaagaatcaaatccctatatatatataaggggtTTGGATTATGAGAGTGAGATGGGACGTTATCTTAGAGAGATAGATGGGATGTTGGCATGTTGCATTGCaggaatttaaaaattaatttatttataaaaaaaaaaaaattaaaacttaggGTAATTTTCATTTAAGAGATAAGGACCTGGTCTCATGCAAttggaaaataataattaattaagtattcaaGGAGTCTGAAAGTTCATTaattaacgaaaaaaaaataaaaaaccgaaGTCATATATGGCCTTTCAACATctgctttttagttttttctataagtcatttttgtatttaaaaatctttttaatttaaatgatgttTATATCATATTCTTTGTCGCCTGTCGTTTGTATCTTGTCATCTCTAGATCTgtcatatttttcatttctcttgctcatattattcatatacgACCAAATATTTCATTGTCGTCGTATTAGGCtagaaaaactatatatataagctcCTAATACGTACGTACGCATGCGCAGGATCGAATACTAGATATTCATTCCTATGTATAAGACAAGACAGAAATATtcaaccaaaaagaaagaaagatgagaCAACGTACACCAGTTTGCATCTAATTAACAAGGATTCCGACCGTTCCGGTGCACATGCATGTCCGATCCTGTGGtcactagctagctagctaaaTATTTCCTATTCGTGATGATATATATGCATGCGACCAAATgacttttaaaagtaaaaaaagtcgATCAATATATCAATcaagtatatatatttgatgtATGAAAATGACACCTGTTTTTTTCATATGCTTTTCGCATTTTTATAGCCGTTCTTCCGGTCCagttcagagaaaaacttctcaatccatagttttttttttttgttaaaaaaaaaaaaaaaaaatcatccattGAATTTGTATGTTGATTCAAACAAAAGATGAACGAGAAATATACCATATAAtatgaaataacatttttcatatgtaACACTTTAGTCacatatatattagaaaaagaTGAGTAACGACCCACGTATACATATATAGTAGGTAGTTTATAAAAAAGTCATGATTGTTAAGTCTAACATTGTCtaattatttgataaaattaagctttataaaaaatttaaaaaaaattctaaattaacTCGTCTTCAATATATAACGCAACGTGAATAGCGTCTTTCTCTTGGTTGTTCCATAATCATGATTTTATCATGATTAAGGGAATGAAAGTGGGAAAGTTGAAGTGCATCTTTTCGCAATAGTTGCTCATGACATAGTATATATGTGGGTCAAGTAAAAGATATTCTGTTAAAGTTTCTCCTTATTTCTGTAGTAGTACCTCACATTAAAATGTGCTAATGGAGCAAAACTAAAATTTTCACATCGAAATGCTTAGAGCCATGCAGCAGTAGAGACTCACGCTTTAGCCGCTTCATCTGAAGGAGGACTTACAGAATTAAGTCAAAGCACCACCAGAAAGTGACAATAGGCAAATCAACGTATATAAATGCAGGAAAAAGAGGAAACTGTACATCAGAAGAATCAATTCAACTGCTTTACGTGAATCAACTGAGCTGGGTTTCGATAATTATTTGGGTCAACCGGATCAACCAGCACCGGAGGATCTCTGTATCCACCCGGCCCGGACTGGTACTTAAATTAGCCataaaaactactaaaaaaaaaaaaaccaaaaaaggatTAAAATGGTCGCTGAACCATCCTAAAAAGTGAAACAAGAGGTGGCTGAACCACATCCCGAACCACAAGGTATGGTTCAATGTGGCAAAGAAGTTAATAGAGGGTGTTAACTATAACGAAGCTGTAGTTGAAGAAGGTCGAGTATCGCCTTTTTAGAGTTTGGAGATTTTAGTGTCAAAGAAGTGTTAAGTTAAGGGGTACCgttaagtgtatttttttttttcctttttggagcAAACTGATCATTTTATCCAATTTCGTACAAATTCTGTCTATTTTTCTAATGGAGCTATTGTAAAATTATATTtctattacaaataaaaaaataaattaaaaaaaaaagagggccAACCTCTAATATTTGTGAGGGAGAATTGGAGATTAGCtattttatagtcaaaattttatttcatcaatCTAATAGTGTATAAGTTGcaatgttatttaaaatttttaaataatatgatattATGTACACCGTTAAATACAATAATATAAAATCTTGACCATGCAAAAAGTTTCTGCTTAAAGAAGAGTagctggccggccacccctcACCAGGTGAGGGGTGACTTCTCCTTTACAAAGGGGTGGTCAACCATCCCTCATTTGTTAGGGGAGGCCGTCCAAGTCGAATAGGATTTTAGGGAAAtccctcattttattttttactttttattttgatgataaaactataattttataagagttttattagaaaaatgaataaaattggACGAAAAAGGatgtttaatataaattttgtatcttaaaaatgattttgataCAAATTTGAATATCATGAATtagtttaataatttttctttattaattctttataaaaattttctaaTTCTACCCTCTACAGCTCTACTACTCATGTTTCGACTTTctttgtaaagttttttttcttttgttttatatattgtaaacaaaatatatatatatatatatatatatattaacaaacaatccaaAATATATAACactacaaaatactaaaaaaaatttctgcttaaaaaaacgaaaaaaagaaaaagacaagttCCAAAAAACATTAAGAAAAGGAGCCGAAAATGTTTATATAGCATTTGTAGGACCGCTGCATTAATGGTTAATTTTGTGTGGACGTGCATTATGGACAAGTACAAACATGGGATGACTGTCTAGGGGTACGAGTGAGCGATTGTTTAACGTCTGAGATTAATTCTGATGACAGACTCGGGGGCTTGCTGGGAAGAGGCTACGTGGGATTCTTCTTCCAATGAACGAACTGTTCGTCTTTGATACCTGAGCTCCTCCTACATATTGGAGTACTGCTGCTGAGTCAATGATAATGGCTTCCTTCGGGAGCTCACTTGGTGCgtccaatctctctctctttctttgtgtgtgtgtgtgtgtgcgcctTTTTTCACCATTAATAGATGTAGTGAATTGGGTTTtaggttttcttcttctaaggTTTAATTCAGTAAAGACTTCATGTATGTTTTTTTCGTAATCTTGAAGGATCGATGTTTGAGATTTTGCTGTTACAATGGAGCGTGGACAGTGATTGTCACACAatcaatgtttttttattttattttattttttattttattttttaattttttaattttttggtagttgttTCTTGTCTTGCTTTCTTGCAATGATTTGCAGTTGATTTATTCTTATCTTTTTGGCAAGCTGctgcaaaatttttgaaaaacatctTTTGTACTATGCTAGACAATTCACGATCGATCGAGCCTTTATCATGACTATTATATTTCTTTGATGTTTTTCACCTTTCCTGTGTTTAGCATGAATCTTCATGATTCTTACAGTTTCTCTTTCGACACATATGTAGGGGGGTTCTCATGGATTTGTGAAGGAGAGCTTGATTTGAGTTCTTACTGCATTCAAAGAACAATCATGGATGGTGTAAATCTGTTCTTCCTCTGTGCTTTCTACCTATTTTTGCTCGTAGCTTTTATAAGAAAACGTTATACTCGAAGTAGCACTAGAAAAGATTGGATCTCGGTAGTACTTTCAATCTGTTGTGCTCTTCTTAGCATTGCTTATATTAGTTCCGGTTTATGGAATTTAATTGCCAAAAATGATGAATTCAATCATATGAGCTGGTTGGTTTACTTGGTTAGGGGACTGGTTTGGATCTCTTTCACAGTTTCATTGCTTGTTCAATGGTCTAAATGGATCAGGGCTCTGAACTTTGTTTGGTGGGTGTTGTCCTTTACATTGGTTTCAGCTCTGAATATCCAAATTCTACTGCGAACACATAGCATTGAAATTTTGGACGTGGTGCCTTGGCCTATCaactttttacttttcctttGTGCTTTTAGGAACCTCGGTCACTTTGTTTCTCAAGATAATCTAGACAGCAGTCTATCTGAACCTCTACTGGCCAAAAAGACTGGAAAAAACCAAACAGGATTAGGCCAGGCCAGTTTTCCTAGCAAATTGTCATTTTCTTGGATTAATCCTTTGCTTATCTTGGGCTACTCAAAACCATTAGCTCTTGAAGACATTCCCTCTCTAGTTTCCGAAGATGAAGCCAACTTTGCCTACCAAAAATTTGCTCATGCATGGGATACTCTTTCAAGGGAGATGGGCTTGAACAATACACGGAACTTGGTTATTTGGGCTATTGCAAAAGTCTACTTCAAAGAGAATGTATTCATAGGCATTTGTGCATTTCTTAGAACAATTTGTGTAGTTGCTGCTCCTCTAATACTCTATGCTTTCGTAAATTATTCGAATCAAAATGAGAGAAATCTGGATGAAGGTTTCTCTATTGTGGGGTGTCTAATTGTTGTCAAGGTGGTAGAATCTTTGTCTCAGAGGCACTGGTTCTTCAATTCAAGGAGGTCAGGAATGAGGATGAGATCAGCCTTAATGGTGGCAGTCTACGAAAAGCAGTTAAAGCTTTCAAGTTTGGGAAGGAGAAGGCACTCAACTGGGGAGATAGTGAATTATATTGCAGTCGATGCCTATCGAATGGGTGAATTTCCATGGTGGTTCCATTTGACATGGAGCTTCACATTGCAGCTTTTCCTAGCCATTGGCGTTCTTTTTGGGGTTGTAGGCCTTGGTGCTCTTCCTGGTTTAGTTCCTCTTCTCATTTGTGGACTCCTTAATGTGCCTTTTGCAAAAGTGCTACAGAAGTGTCAGTCTCAGTTGATGATTGCCCAAGACTTGCGACTGAGATCCACTTCTGAGGTCCTaaacaacatgaagatcataaAGTTGCAATCATGGGAAGAGAAATTCAAGATTTTGATCGAATCTCTCCGTGACAACGAATTCAAATGGTTGACTAAATCACAGTTTATAAAGGCTTATGGTACCTTATTGTATTGGATGTCTCCAACCATCATTTCTTCAGTAGTTTTCATGGGATGTGCCATGTTTCACAGTGCCCCAATAAATGCTAGCACTATCTTCACAGTTCTTGCAACATTGAGGAGCATGGGGGAGCCTGTCAGAATGATACCCGAAGCTCTTTCTTCTTTGATCCAAGTGAAGGTATCTTTGGATCGTCTCAATGCTTTTCTGCTTGATGACGAGCTAAAAAAAGATGAAATGAGGAGAATTCCCTTTCAGAAGTCGGATAAGAGTGTAAAAATACAAGCAGGCAACTTCAGTTGGGATCTGGAAACAATAATTCCAACTCTAAGAGAAGTGAACTTAGAAATAAGATGGGGGCAGAAAGTTGCTATTTGTGGGCCAGTTGGGGCTGGGAAATCATCACTTCTTTATGCTGTACTAGGGGAAATACCCAAAATTTCAGGAACAGTGAGTGCAAAATCAAACcgtagtttattattttgctccTGAATTTATGTCACTAATTTTTGTCTTTGATGGTCACAAACAGGTTAATGTATTTGGATCCATCGCCTATGTCTCTCAAACTTCTTGGATCCAAAGTGGGACGATTCGTGATAACATACTGTATGGAAAGCCTATGGACAAGACTAGATATGACAAGGCCATAATAGCATGTGCTTTAGACAAGGACATCAATACTTTCAACAATGGTGATCTCACAGAAATAGGCCAGAGAGGGCTTAACATGAGTGGAGGTCAGAAACAGAGGATTCAACTAGCTCGAGCTGTATATAGTGATGCTGACATCTATCTCCTCGATGACCCATTTAGTGCAGTAGATGCGCATACAGctgcatttttatttaatgtAAGAGAAACAAGCTTGAAGTTTCTCATCTTGAATAcagtttatttaataaaatcgAAATATATAATTGCAGGATTGCGTCATGGCTGCCCTTGGAAAGAAAACTGTCATTCTAGTGACACATCAAGTGGAGTTTCTCTCAGAAGTTGATAAAAATCTGGTATAAGTATTTACCACAcacaatgttttgataaattagCTTACTTTATTTACCATCAAACCTGATTACAATCAATCATAGAAAAAGGTAAGTAACGTACAAtatgatattaatatatttctttttaatataggaaatatattctctaacaataTCCACctatattttttgttgtaaataaTGAGTCTTCTTTCCTAACTTTCCAGGTTATGGAGGGTGGACAAATTACTCAATCGGGAAGCTATGAGGAGCTCTTGATGGCTGGGACAGCATTTGAACAGCTTGTGAATGCCCATAGAGATGCAATGACAGTATTGAATCCTTCAGCTGATACAAGTCAAAGAGAATCTCAGAAGGTAGATACGGTTCAGCCAGAGGAGTCTCAAGGGTCTTCCCTCACTAAGGAGAATAGCGAGGGGGCGATTGCTGCAAAGGGTTTACCAGGAGCACAActaacagaagaagaagaaagggagaTTGGTGATGTTGGATGGAAGCCATTCTGGGATTATATCCTTGTTTCGAAGGGATTGCTTCTGCTTTGTTTAGGCATTATAGCTCAGTCTGGTTTTGTTGCTCTTCAGGCTGCTGCAACTTATTGGCTAGCTCTAGGAATTGAAATTCCTAAAATCAGTAGTGGCGTTTTGATTGGAGTTTACACTGCAATTTCAACACTTAGTGCTGTCTTTGTATATCTAAGGTCTTTCTTTGCAGCCCATCTTGGATTAAAAGCTTCTAGTGCCTTCTTCTCTGGTTTCACCAATGCTATCTTTAAAGCTCCCATGCTTTTCTTTGACTCGACCCCTGTTGGGAGGATTTTGACCCGAGTAAGATTACTTAACTATTTCTCGACCACAAATAAAAACGTATACTGTATTATGTACCCTCGGAAGTGTATTTATCATTAGAGGCAGTACTCATTTTGCACATTCATGTTATTAATTCTCTCTTGCAGGCTTCATCAGACCTGAGTATTTTGGATTTCGACATACCTTTCTCCATTATCTTTATAGTAGCTGCTGGTATTGAACTCCTGACTACGATAGGAATTATGGCTTCGGTCACATGGCAAGTTCTCATTGTAGCCATTTTTGCTACCATAGCTACAAGATACGTTCAGGTAGATCCAAGTATTCATATTCTTGATTTCTTAAATCTCTTTCTTCAGTCATGGAATGACAAAGCTATCATTTGATTTTGCTAAAAGGGGTATTATCAAGCCTCTGCAAGGGAACTGATAAGGATCAATGGAACTACAAAAGCACCAGTTATGAATTATGCAAGTGAGACATCACTTGGAGTGGTGACAATAAGAGCTTTTAACATGGTGGACAGGTTTTTCCAGAACTATCTAAAGTTAATTGACACAGATGCAGGGCTTTTCTTCTATTCAAATGCAACCATGGAGTGGTTAATTTTAAGAATAGAAGTACTTCAGAATTTGACCCTCTTCACTGCAgcacttttacttgttttaCTTCCTAAGGGTGTTATAGCTCCAGGTAACATCATTAGAATTGCCCTTTTTGTCGTAGCAAGGAATTTTCAGACTCTTAAGATTTTAATCATAATTCCTTCATTTTTGGATGGTCTACAGGGCTTGTGGGGCTTTCTCTTTCTTATGCGCTGTCAGTAACAGgcacccaaattttttttacacgaTGGTATTGCTACTTGTCAAACTACATTGTCTCAGTTGAACGAATCAAACAATTTATGCACATACCACCGGAACCTCCAGCAATTGTGCAGGACAAGAGGCCCCCATCTTCATGGCCTTCAAAGGGTAGGATAGAATTGCAAGCTTTGAAGGTAAGGAAGTTAATTGAATTCATATCCCTGTTTAAGTTTATCTATTGAAGTTTCTTTGGTGTCCTTTACACTGATATTCCCAATCACTAACCGATGAATATGACTCCAATTATTGGTTTTAGATAAAATATCGTCCAAATGCTCCACTAGTTCTCAAGGGAATCACTTGCACATTCAAAGAAGGAACTAGAGTAGGAGTTGTGGGAAGAACAGGAAGCGGAAAAACTACGCTGATAAGTGCTTTGTTTCGTTTAGTAGAGCCTGCAAGCGGGAAAATTCTTGTAGATGGGGTAGATATATGCTCCATTGGCTTGAAGGATTTAAGGATGAAACTCAGCATCATCCCTCAAGAGCCAACACTTTTCAGGGGCAGTGTCCGGACTAACTTGGATCCTCTAGGTCTTTTCTCTGACGATGAAATATggaaggtgagcttaatgaTTCTCATCTTGAAGAAATTCTTGTGGATCATTTTTGTCATGCTAACATTTTCATCTATAGGCTCTTGAGAAGTGTCAGCTTAAGTCAACAATCAGCAACCTACCTAATCTGCTAGACTCTTCTGGTTAGTTTGTGATCCTCTACTTGAACAAATTATAAGAATTAAGCTTGTCCATTTCTCTAATATGTGTTAAAGAAATATGTGTAACATTGTTCATTGACTATGTTTAACAGTGAGTGATGAAGGTGAAAATTGGAGCGTCGGGCAGCGGCAACTCTTTTGCCTTGGCAGAGTCCTTCTTAAAAGAAGTAAAATTCTAGTGCTTGATGAAGCTACTGCTTCCATAGATTCTGCA carries:
- the LOC133862231 gene encoding ABC transporter C family member 8-like translates to MIMASFGSSLGGFSWICEGELDLSSYCIQRTIMDGVNLFFLCAFYLFLLVAFIRKRYTRSSTRKDWISVVLSICCALLSIAYISSGLWNLIAKNDEFNHMSWLVYLVRGLVWISFTVSLLVQWSKWIRALNFVWWVLSFTLVSALNIQILLRTHSIEILDVVPWPINFLLFLCAFRNLGHFVSQDNLDSSLSEPLLAKKTGKNQTGLGQASFPSKLSFSWINPLLILGYSKPLALEDIPSLVSEDEANFAYQKFAHAWDTLSREMGLNNTRNLVIWAIAKVYFKENVFIGICAFLRTICVVAAPLILYAFVNYSNQNERNLDEGFSIVGCLIVVKVVESLSQRHWFFNSRRSGMRMRSALMVAVYEKQLKLSSLGRRRHSTGEIVNYIAVDAYRMGEFPWWFHLTWSFTLQLFLAIGVLFGVVGLGALPGLVPLLICGLLNVPFAKVLQKCQSQLMIAQDLRLRSTSEVLNNMKIIKLQSWEEKFKILIESLRDNEFKWLTKSQFIKAYGTLLYWMSPTIISSVVFMGCAMFHSAPINASTIFTVLATLRSMGEPVRMIPEALSSLIQVKVSLDRLNAFLLDDELKKDEMRRIPFQKSDKSVKIQAGNFSWDLETIIPTLREVNLEIRWGQKVAICGPVGAGKSSLLYAVLGEIPKISGTVNVFGSIAYVSQTSWIQSGTIRDNILYGKPMDKTRYDKAIIACALDKDINTFNNGDLTEIGQRGLNMSGGQKQRIQLARAVYSDADIYLLDDPFSAVDAHTAAFLFNDCVMAALGKKTVILVTHQVEFLSEVDKNLVMEGGQITQSGSYEELLMAGTAFEQLVNAHRDAMTVLNPSADTSQRESQKVDTVQPEESQGSSLTKENSEGAIAAKGLPGAQLTEEEEREIGDVGWKPFWDYILVSKGLLLLCLGIIAQSGFVALQAAATYWLALGIEIPKISSGVLIGVYTAISTLSAVFVYLRSFFAAHLGLKASSAFFSGFTNAIFKAPMLFFDSTPVGRILTRASSDLSILDFDIPFSIIFIVAAGIELLTTIGIMASVTWQVLIVAIFATIATRYVQGYYQASARELIRINGTTKAPVMNYASETSLGVVTIRAFNMVDRFFQNYLKLIDTDAGLFFYSNATMEWLILRIEVLQNLTLFTAALLLVLLPKGVIAPGLVGLSLSYALSVTGTQIFFTRWYCYLSNYIVSVERIKQFMHIPPEPPAIVQDKRPPSSWPSKGRIELQALKIKYRPNAPLVLKGITCTFKEGTRVGVVGRTGSGKTTLISALFRLVEPASGKILVDGVDICSIGLKDLRMKLSIIPQEPTLFRGSVRTNLDPLGLFSDDEIWKALEKCQLKSTISNLPNLLDSSVSDEGENWSVGQRQLFCLGRVLLKRSKILVLDEATASIDSATDVILQRIIRQEFSECTVITVAHRVPTVIDSDMVMVLSYGELLEYDEPWKLMETNSSFSKLVAEYWSSCRSNSYQDFNKHQ